A region from the Sorex araneus isolate mSorAra2 chromosome 6, mSorAra2.pri, whole genome shotgun sequence genome encodes:
- the LOC101546521 gene encoding olfactory receptor 4C15-like, translating to MENQSFVTEFVFLGFSQNPDVQKIVFVIFLFVYIATICSNLLIMSAVISNPALVGSPMYFFLVFLSLLDACIISATGPKMIIDCLYEKKTISYGGCMIQIFALHMFCGAEVIVLTSMAYDRYVAICKPLHYTSIMNPRLCGSLIGVAWAGGFLHSSIQILFTVQLPFCGPNVIDHFVCELYPLLKLACTDTYGFGLMIVANSGFFCILIFFLLLVSYGVILFSLRNHSTEGKRKALSTCATHVAVVVLYFIPCIFEYARPPVSFSFDKIVEIFYTFLTPLLNPLIYAFRNKEVKNAICKLCSRLMIFSIEK from the coding sequence ATGGAAAATCAAAGCTTTGTCACCGAGTTTGTCTTCCTGGGATTTTCACAGAATCCAGATGTTCAGAAAAttgtatttgtcatatttttgtttgtctacATTGCAACTATCTGTAGCAACCTGCTGATTATGTCAGCCGTCATCAGCAATCCAGCGCTCGTGGGCTCcccaatgtacttcttcctggtaTTTCTATCACTGCTGGATGCATGTATTATCTCAGCGACTGGCCCTAAAATGATCATAGACTGTctctatgaaaagaaaaccatctCCTACGGAGGTTGTATGATTCAGATATTTGCTCTACACATGTTTTGTGGAGCAGAGGTGATTGTCCTCACatccatggcctatgacaggtatgtggccatctgcaaacccttgCACTACACTTCTATCATGAACCCAAGGCTCTGTGGCAGTCTGATTGGAGTAGCTTGGGCAGGGGGCTTTCTGCATTCCAGTATACAGATTCTTTTTACTGTACAACTTCCTTTCTGTGGTCCCAATGTTATTGATCACTTTGTTTGTGAATTGTACCCATTACTGAAGCTTGCCTGCACTGATACCTATGGCTTTGGCCTTATGATAGTGGCCAACAGTGGATTCTTTTGCATCCTAATCTTCTTTTTGTTACTAGTGTCCTATGGGGTCATCTTGTTCTCCCTGAGAAACCACAGCactgaaggaaagaggaaagccctctccacctgtgCAACTCATGTTGCTGTTGTGGTTTTGTACTTTATTCCATGTATATTTGAGTATGCGCGGcctccagtttctttctcctttgacaaAATCGTGGAGATATTCTACACCTTCCTAACTCCTTTACTCAATCCTTTGATTTATGCTTTCAGaaataaggaggtgaaaaatgCCATTTGCAAACTGTGTAGCCGGTTAATGATCttttctattgaaaaataa